From the Daphnia magna isolate NIES linkage group LG3, ASM2063170v1.1, whole genome shotgun sequence genome, one window contains:
- the LOC123470385 gene encoding uncharacterized protein LOC123470385 → MFTKIFDYLTSLFRGNGAESVPNVTEKSFPVARKPTESNQKGALTIDKRGLKCSGFDWDYPKTVWQTVLSIPMTEETNIPMTEMGSDEPKNSQLVPDPEEVLDDCGSGIERFTRMINFTLGVLVFFLQLWALLISTMNVDIDPTGFLVGIYLVMLAALAIFEKVRSIDIARCLTLFAILGVALIILNSWSIYRCRYDYCSTIGTSPETLDISTAASCRCFTQRLIIDSFMVACGVGIFIFNGVLLYVLSFKTTTK, encoded by the exons atgtttactAAAATCTTCGATTACTTGACTTCTCTTTTTCGCGGCAACGGTGCAGAAAGTGTCCCGAACGTTACTGAAAAATCATTCCCCGTCGCTCGAAAACCAACCGAGTCGAACCAGAAAGGCGCATTAACCATAGATAAAAGGGGCCTTAAATGTAGTGGCTTTGACTGGGATTATCCAAAGACTGTCTGGCAAACAGTTCTATCAATCCCCATGACTGAGGAAACTAACATTCCCATGACTGAGATGGGCAGTGACGAACCAAAAAATTCACAGCTTGTCCCAGATCCGGAAGAAGTCTTAGACGACTGTGGTTCGGGAATAGAAAGATTCACTAGGATGATCAATTTTACATTGGGCGTGCTTGTCTTCTTTCTCCag TTGTGGGCCTTACTTATTTCAACAATGAATGTGGATATAGACCCTACTGGCTTCTTAGTTGGCATCTACCTCGTTATGCTCGCAGCACTGGCGATATTCGAAAA GGTCAGGAGTATTGATATTGCTCGCTGTTTGACTTTATTCGCGATCTTGGGGGTGGCTttgattattttaaattcttggAGTATCTACCGTTGCCGGTATGACTACTGTTCTACGATTGGTACTTCTCCAGAAACCTTGGATATATCGACTGCCGCAAGTTGCCGATGTTTCACTCAACGGCTCATTATTGATTCATTTATGGTTGCATGTGGTGTTGGGATCTTCATTTTTAACGGAGTTCTCCTGTACGTTCTTTCCTTCAAAACTACAACGAAATAG